Proteins from one Ornithobacterium rhinotracheale genomic window:
- a CDS encoding N-acetylmuramoyl-L-alanine amidase gives MKKVLNVLGVALLLLGMSFSQYDKKIVVIDAGHGGNDHGVVVDNNAEKAISLAIAKKVQNLFKDSEVEIVLLRDEDKFVPLTDRVAKIQKLNPDYVISLHMDSAKDTNRNGSTIYTSKKGKKHEASQALAQKFKNTDYFKDAQLGNANFILLRQVDCPSVIVEMGFLTNEADRANLSSENGQAAIAEAIASVIKS, from the coding sequence ATGAAAAAAGTATTAAATGTTTTAGGTGTAGCACTTTTGCTATTGGGTATGTCGTTTTCACAATACGACAAAAAAATTGTTGTAATCGATGCCGGTCATGGCGGAAATGACCATGGCGTGGTGGTTGATAATAATGCCGAGAAAGCAATCAGCTTAGCCATTGCCAAGAAAGTGCAGAATTTATTTAAAGATTCTGAGGTAGAGATTGTTTTATTAAGAGATGAAGACAAATTTGTTCCGCTTACAGATCGCGTAGCGAAAATCCAGAAATTAAACCCAGATTATGTGATTTCGTTGCATATGGATAGTGCTAAAGATACCAATCGCAATGGTAGCACCATCTACACAAGCAAAAAAGGTAAAAAGCACGAAGCATCTCAAGCCCTTGCGCAAAAATTTAAAAACACAGATTATTTTAAAGATGCTCAGTTAGGAAATGCTAATTTTATACTTTTAAGACAAGTTGATTGCCCTTCGGTAATTGTAGAAATGGGCTTTTTGACCAACGAGGCAGATCGAGCAAATTTAAGCTCAGAAAACGGACAAGCAGCAATCGCAGAAGCCATAGCATCCGTTATTAAATCATAG
- a CDS encoding arsenate reductase family protein, with amino-acid sequence MKRIYYLSTCDTCKKILQSIDTQGFELVDIKQNPLSEKQLDELYAMTGSYEKLFSKRARLYKSLGLKDKNLSEADFKKYLLEDYTFLQRPVLVDGDYISVGSSPKTKKELQEKYPI; translated from the coding sequence ATGAAAAGAATTTATTATCTCAGCACTTGCGACACTTGCAAAAAAATATTGCAAAGCATCGATACACAAGGATTTGAATTGGTGGATATTAAGCAAAATCCACTAAGCGAAAAGCAACTCGATGAATTGTATGCGATGACGGGGAGCTATGAAAAATTATTTTCCAAACGCGCCAGATTGTATAAAAGTTTAGGGCTAAAAGATAAAAATCTATCAGAAGCCGATTTTAAAAAATATTTGCTAGAAGATTACACCTTTTTGCAGCGCCCCGTGCTTGTAGATGGCGACTACATTTCGGTGGGGAGCAGCCCTAAAACTAAAAAGGAGTTACAAGAAAAATATCCGATTTAG